DNA sequence from the Schistocerca americana isolate TAMUIC-IGC-003095 chromosome 2, iqSchAmer2.1, whole genome shotgun sequence genome:
aagaggCCACTGAAAAGAAATGACAACTGCGCTACAGATTGCGCATAAAGGTAGAGAAAAAGAATATTATGCACTATTAGGAAAAATCTATTtaggagatgaagagatgaatctGTGAATACATTACAGACCTTTATGTTCCATTCCCATTGCAACTGTGATGACAGTTACAGTGTGTACTGAGACATACAAGCTGTCATTATCCCTCTGCCCCATATGCAACTGAAAATTAAACCCTAATAAGTGGTGCAATGTAAAACATGGCTGTAGAGGTGAATGAACAATAATAATCATTCCAGAAAGGCTCAAAAGAAAATCTAGGAAACTGTCATACAAAATTCTTCTTCAAATGTTTTCACAAACTTTGAAAAGAATTGTTGCAACTCAAAAATTATTTATCATCTTCGTCACAGTATGACAAGATTATAATATGTGCATTAACAGTAttaggaaaggatagattgctactcatgctAAAGATGAACAGTGAGTTGCAGACAGCCGCAATTAAAagtctgttacacattatagcttttggccacagtcaTCTTCAGCGAAGAATCTGACTGTTTGTGCCTGTTTTCTAggatgaagaaggctttggcctacTGTTGATATTCCATCTTGGACTTTACAATGTTTTAATATGCGCATGACTGTATTTCTAGGAGATAAATGTTTATCTACAGAAAACTCCCAAGAGGTGACAGGAACTTTCTCTGCACTCAGAGACACAACTTACTGTATGAATCTCTCTACAGCTctttaaattagaaaaaaatacaaaatcgaGGCCAGGATTTGACATGTTTCAGATCGTATGTAAAGGTAGAAAGCAATGGCAGTTATAAAGTCATACTCAAGAAATTATTTCTCAAATCAGAGAATGATTTTGCAGGGAATACAACAAGATTGAATTTgagtataaatactgttttttcctCTACAGGCCTATTATTAATTTATTGCCAAATAAGATTCCCCATTGTGGTTTAGTTGCAGATGACATTTCCACAGTTAccagaaatgaaattaaatatgaAATCCTTGCACGTATCAAAATATACTAGATAACTACAGCAGTGGTTTACTCTTAATATATTAAAAGTTACAGATTGTGAAGATATAGCTGACTGTTTCAACACTAGACAATTAAAATCAGATGGCTTTCAAGTTAACCACAACCCTAGAACCTTAAAGAAGCATATTCTGTCATATGCTTAGTAGCACAAAAACAAATCTCAGTCCTGATTTTCAAAACACATGTTACAGCAGCTAGCAAAAACATCTTGCATGGCCGAAAAGAATACTGCCCTGAGTGGTGACACGGCCACAATAAAGGTAGGTAGGTACTACAGCTAATTTGGCCCTGTTTTAAAATACGGAATTACCTGCTAGGTGAAAGAAATTAGTCCTAGCAGCCTATAAATAGAATACCGAGCCGTGCAAAACAATTATCAGAAATATGTGTAAAGTCTTGGATGTTGAGCCCTTCATGACTTTATACTTACAAATGATGTACCAGTATCTGTACATATGGACACACCTGAATGATTTTGGGTAAACTATTTTCTAAATGtgacaaataaagaaatattgagAATTTCATGTTTTCTTTTCACAGATTTACAGTACATAGTCAGTGAAAATCCATAACAAATTAAAAGGCGGAAACTTTCACAGAATGAATTTAAtagtaacaaaaaaaatattatgcTCACTATTTTTGCTATTATTAACCAAAAGAACAATTGCATGATTATAGCACTATCTTCGAAGAATGTAATGGTAACTTGTGCTGGCAGCTGTAAACTGAATTCAGATAGCCTATTTGAGGTTATGAGCATGGTGTCTCATTTCAGTTATGTTTAATAACATTGTAAATTACCATATCATGTAATTTACTAATAGCACTTCTGTTGATTAAAACAAATGTTTTAAATCTGTATGTACTGAGAGAATAAAATTCTGTTTCTGATATGTAAAGAGAGAATGGTAGATAAAGAGGGAGCAAGCATGTGGGAGGCAATGAGTGTGAGGTATGGGGTCCAGGAGAAATATTAATGTCTTCATAAATGATTCAAGGCTATGTACAACAGTTCAACACAAATTGATAACACAGACAGGTGGTTACATATATAAATACATTAGATCTACTGCATTTGCATCCCAACATCTGCCAGCATCATACTCACGCAAAATATTAGCGTTTCATCTTGTGCACAAACCTGATATTTAGGAGCGTTGTTCAGTAGTGGATAGTTTCCTTGCGAATCTCCATTATGAAGTAGATGATTATCCACTAAGTTCCAGCCCCAGCTCTGATCATCAGAACCCAAAAGAGCGACGTAGCCATGGCACTGGAGCGGCGCTTCTTTCGTTGCAATTCCAATTACAGCTACGGTTCCAAGTGGACCTTCCCATATGACTTCCCATGCATGCCTCCCATGCCTAAAGCCAATTTTTCCTCTGGCAGCGTCCGTACTTTGCGCGACAGGGTTGCGATGAAGTGTAAATCCATTAGGTTTGATATAAACGTTCCTCGAACAGTCATTTGGATTCCATGCATGATAAAACGCACGCAACTTTGCTTTATACGTTGGCACAGAAGAAAGTAAATCTGACTTAAGGGCTTCCTCCGCCAATTTTCTTATGCAATGTAAGCGCCACACgtcattattttcatcattcaAAAACCTGTACCAATTCTTGCACACGAGTGAGCAGTTTCTTAGATCGTGAAGGTCCAAATAAGAAAATATAACTTCCAAAACATTGTCTGGCAGCGTCACTGACAACTCTTCTACCATTTTGCCGGTTCCTACTAACGCACGGAACAAACAAGGAATAATAGGATAAACTAACCAATGAAAAACGATCCCCATTATCAACTTCCGGTTCAATTTTCATCGTTCCTTTTAACCGGAAGTACCTAGCACCACGTGACTTCGTCCGACCAACCAGCTGTTTAGCATTGTGCCTGCCGCCAAGCTCATCTCAGGTGTAGGTACTCGAAAGGGTGGTATTTTGTACGAAGTTCTGTGCTCGATTTTGAA
Encoded proteins:
- the LOC124595239 gene encoding F-box/SPRY domain-containing protein 1, with amino-acid sequence MVEELSVTLPDNVLEVIFSYLDLHDLRNCSLVCKNWYRFLNDENNDVWRLHCIRKLAEEALKSDLLSSVPTYKAKLRAFYHAWNPNDCSRNVYIKPNGFTLHRNPVAQSTDAARGKIGFRHGRHAWEVIWEGPLGTVAVIGIATKEAPLQCHGYVALLGSDDQSWGWNLVDNHLLHNGDSQGNYPLLNNAPKYQVGERIRVILDCDDNTLSFEKNYEFLGVAFRGLPDKRLYPSVSAVYGNTEVSMVYLGPPLDG